The following coding sequences are from one Triticum aestivum cultivar Chinese Spring chromosome 5A, IWGSC CS RefSeq v2.1, whole genome shotgun sequence window:
- the LOC123104169 gene encoding FT-interacting protein 7, with the protein MMQRPFRPEEYSLKETTPHLGGAAAGDKLTTTYDLVEQMQYLYVRVVKAKELPAKDLTGSCDPYVEVKLGNYKGTTRHFEKKTNPEWNQVFAFSKERIQASVVEIIVKDKDFVKDDYIGRVMFDLNEVPKRVPPDSPLAPQWYRLEERNGHKVKGELMLAVWMGTQADEAFPEAWHSDAASIPGDGLASIRSKVYLTPKLWYLRVNVIEAQDLIPNDKTRFPEVYVKAMLGNQALRTRVSPGRTLNPMWNEDLMFVAAEPFEEHLILSVEDRIAPGKDDVIGRTVISLQHVARRLDHKLLNSQWYNLEKHVMVDGEQRKETKFSSRIHLRICLEGGYHVLDESTHYSSDLRPTAKQLWKHNIGVLELGILTAQGLLPMKTKDGRGTTDPYCVAKYGQKWVRTRTIIDSFTPKWNEQYTWEVHDPCTVITIGVFDNCHLNGGEKANGARDTRIGKVRIRLSTLETDRVYTHSYPLIVLTPAGVKKMGEVQLAVRFTCSSLFNMMTLYSQPLLPKMHYIHPLSVIQVDNLRRQATNIVSTRLSRAEPPLRKEIVEYMLDVDSHMWSMRKSKANFFRIMGVLSPLIAVARWFDQICHWRNPLTTILIHVLFVILVLYPELILPTIFLYLFLIGVWYYRWRSRQPPHMDTRLSHAETAHPDELDEEFDTFPTSRPPDIVRMRYDRLRSVAGRIQTVVGDLATQGERLQSLLSWRDPRATALFVTFCFIAAIVLYVTPFRVVVFLAGLYTLRHPRFRHKMPSVPLNFFRRLPARTDSML; encoded by the coding sequence ATGATGCAGAGGCCATTCCGCCCGGAGGAGTACTCCTTGAAGGAGACTACTCCTCACCTTGGTGGAGCAGCTGCAGGTGACAAGCTCACCACCACCTATGACCTGGTTGAGCAGATGCAGTACCTTTATGTTCGAGTGGTAAAAGCGAAGGAACTTCCAGCTAAGGACCTCACTGGAAGTTGTGACCCGTATGTTGAGGTGAAGCTTGGGAATTATAAGGGCACAACTCGGCATTTTGAGAAGAAGACCAATCCTGAGTGGAACCAGGTGTTTGCCTTCTCAAAGGAGCGCATTCAGGCATCAGTAGTGGAGATTATCGTCAAAGATAAAGACTTTGTTAAAGATGACTACATTGGACGGGTTATGTTTGACCTTAATGAGGTCCCAAAGCGAGTTCCACCTGACAGCCCGTTGGCTCCACAATGGTATCGCTTGGAAGAACGGAATGGGCACAAGGTCAAAGGAGAGTTGATGTTAGCTGTTTGGATGGGTACTCAAGCAGATGAAGCATTTCCTGAAGCTTGGCACTCTGATGCTGCGTCAATCCCTGGTGATGGCCTTGCAAGTATTAGATCAAAAGTTTATCTTACTCCTAAGCTTTGGTATCTGCGTGTCAATGTCATTGAAGCACAAGATCTTATACCAAATGACAAGACCAGGTTCCCTGAGGTTTATGTCAAAGCAATGTTAGGAAACCAGGCTCTTAGAACCCGAGTATCACCAGGCAGGACTCTGAATCCAATGTGGAATGAGGACTTGATGTTTGTTGCAGCTGAGCCATTTGAGGAGCACCTGATTTTGAGTGTAGAAGACAGGATTGCTCCAGGAAAGGATGATGTAATTGGGAGAACTGTCATTTCACTGCAGCATGTAGCTCGGAGGCTGGACCACAAGTTGCTGAACAGCCAGTGGTATAATCTTGAGAAGCATGTGATGGTGGATGGTGAGCAGAGGAAGGAGACCAAGTTCTCAAGCAGGATTCACTTAAGAATTTGTCTTGAAGGTGGATATCATGTCTTGGATGAATCGACACATTACAGTAGTGATCTAAGGCCAACTGCCAAACAGCTGTGGAAGCATAACATTGGGGTCCTTGAGCTGGGTATCTTGACTGCGCAGGGCCTGTTGCCTATGAAGACGAAGGATGGACGCGGCACGACTGACCCTTATTGTGTTGCTAAGTATGGGCAGAAATGGGTGCGTACAAGGACTATCATTGATAGTTTCACTCCCAAGTGGAATGAACAGTACACTTGGGAAGTGCATGATCCATGCACTGTGATCACTATTGGTGTATTTGACAACTGCCACTTGAATGGCGGGGAAAAGGCTAATGGTGCACGGGATACCAGAATTGGCAAGGTCCGCATCCGCCTCTCAACGCTAGAAACTGATCGGGTGTATACCCACTCATACCCTCTTATTGTTTTGACACCTGCTGGCGTTAAGAAAATGGGTGAGGTACAGCTTGCTGTCCGGTTCACATGCTCATCACTGTTCAACATGATGACTCTGTATTCACAGCCCTTGCTGCCCAAGATGCACTATATACACCCGTTGTCTGTGATCCAGGTTGATAACCTAAGACGCCAAGCAACCAACATTGTCTCAACCAGGCTGAGCCGTGCAGAACCGCCACTGCGAAAAGAAATTGTGGAGTACATGCTGGATGTGGATTCTCACATGTGGAGCATGAGAAAGAGCAAGGCAAACTTCTTCCGTATCATGGGTGTCTTGAGCCCTCTGATTGCAGTTGCTAGATGGTTTGATCAGATCTGTCACTGGAGGAACCCACTGACGACTATACTGATCCATGTCCTCTTTGTGATACTGGTCTTGTATCCTGAGCTGATACTGCCTACAATCTTTCTCTACCTATTCCTGATTGGAGTGTGGTACTACCGGTGGCGGTCGAGGCAGCCTCCGCACATGGACACTCGCCTCTCACATGCGGAGACCGCCCATCCTGACGAGCTTGATGAAGAGTTTGACACCTTCCCTACATCTCGCCCACCTGACATCGTCAGGATGCGGTATGACCGCCTCCGGAGCGTTGCTGGGAGGATCCAGACTGTTGTTGGTGATCTTGCAACACAAGGAGAAAGACTGCAGTCTCTGCTGAGCTGGAGAGACCCAAGGGCCACCGCGCTGTTTGTGACCTTCTGCTTCATCGCTGCGATCGTCCTGTACGTCACACCATTCCGTGTTGTGGTCTTCCTTGCAGGCCTGTACACCCTGAGGCACCCGAGGTTCCGCCACAAGATGCCGTCTGTCCCGCTGAACTTCTTCAGGAGGCTGCCGGCAAGGACTGATAGCATGCTGTAA